One window of the Amycolatopsis mediterranei genome contains the following:
- a CDS encoding SDR family NAD(P)-dependent oxidoreductase has translation MRVLVTGGNAGIGYFAAEQLASAGAEVVIGSRDPVKAQAATESIRSRVSGAKVGHVRLDLADLGSLEPDAGVLDAVLCNAGVALDAPPRRETADGHELMFGTNHLGHFALIARLLPVLTPTARIVTTGSFAAKSARLDFADLQSERDYQPKRAYERSKLAQMLFALELDRRLRAAGARQVSVLAHPGGALDSLTPSRPPVHTRTTGAWLRGLPARLVLHGKDAGARPAVRAVLDPDVEGGRLWGPRVFGLRGRPRLEQRWANLTDDAAAARLWTESVALTGVEPLA, from the coding sequence ATGCGGGTATTGGTGACCGGGGGCAACGCGGGCATCGGGTACTTCGCCGCCGAGCAGCTGGCTTCGGCCGGCGCGGAGGTGGTGATCGGCAGCCGCGACCCGGTCAAGGCGCAGGCCGCGACCGAATCGATCCGTTCGCGGGTTTCCGGGGCGAAGGTGGGGCACGTCCGGCTGGACCTGGCCGACCTGGGCTCGCTCGAACCGGACGCCGGCGTGCTGGACGCCGTCCTGTGCAACGCCGGGGTGGCCCTCGATGCCCCGCCGCGGCGGGAAACCGCGGACGGGCACGAGCTGATGTTCGGCACCAACCACCTCGGCCACTTCGCCCTGATCGCGCGGCTGTTACCGGTGCTGACGCCGACCGCCCGGATCGTCACCACGGGCAGCTTCGCGGCGAAGTCCGCTCGCCTCGACTTCGCCGACCTCCAGAGCGAGCGAGACTACCAGCCGAAGCGCGCGTACGAGCGGTCCAAGCTGGCCCAGATGCTGTTCGCGCTCGAACTCGACCGGCGGCTGCGGGCAGCGGGCGCACGGCAAGTCAGCGTGCTCGCCCACCCCGGCGGCGCGCTCGACTCGCTGACGCCGTCGCGGCCGCCGGTGCACACGCGCACGACCGGCGCGTGGCTGCGCGGGCTGCCGGCCCGGCTGGTGTTGCACGGCAAGGACGCCGGGGCGCGGCCCGCGGTGCGCGCGGTGCTCGACCCGGACGTCGAGGGCGGCCGGCTGTGGGGCCCGCGCGTGTTCGGCCTGCGCGGCCGGCCGCGGCTCGAACAGCGGTGGGCCAACTTGACCGACGACGCGGCCGCCGCCCGGCTGTGGACGGAAAGCGTGGCGCTGACCGGGGTGGAGCCGCTCGCTTAG
- a CDS encoding TetR/AcrR family transcriptional regulator, whose protein sequence is MDNATDDPARPGYRRSAGSPRGEARRRELLAKITDDVAENGLVDFSLRRAARAAGTTHKVLLYHFEGTEDLLRQVVFALRERRIGNALTAVAAESPTLAGRVRAAWASLRAEETQLRRVLDQAMGLAMYDPGRYAALGRGASQQYLPTLVSFCPPHWPERRKLEVAEMILATLRGFLVDLLTSPDGDGTEAGVAALLRAVEREEAAP, encoded by the coding sequence GTGGACAACGCTACCGACGACCCGGCCCGGCCGGGCTACCGGCGCTCGGCCGGGTCGCCCCGCGGCGAGGCCCGGCGCCGGGAACTGCTGGCGAAGATCACCGACGACGTCGCCGAGAACGGGCTCGTCGACTTCTCGCTGCGGCGGGCCGCCCGGGCGGCGGGGACGACGCACAAGGTGCTGCTCTACCACTTCGAAGGCACCGAAGACCTGCTGCGGCAGGTGGTTTTCGCGTTGCGCGAACGGCGGATCGGCAACGCGCTGACGGCCGTCGCCGCGGAGTCGCCGACGCTCGCCGGCCGCGTCCGGGCCGCTTGGGCCAGCCTCCGCGCCGAGGAGACGCAGCTGCGGCGCGTCCTCGACCAGGCGATGGGCCTGGCGATGTACGACCCGGGCCGGTACGCCGCGCTCGGCCGGGGTGCGTCGCAGCAGTACCTGCCGACGCTGGTGTCGTTCTGCCCGCCGCACTGGCCGGAGCGGCGCAAGCTCGAGGTCGCCGAGATGATCCTGGCGACGCTGCGCGGTTTCCTCGTGGACCTGCTGACCAGCCCGGACGGCGACGGCACGGAGGCCGGCGTCGCGGCCTTGCTGCGGGCGGTCGAACGGGAGGAAGCGGCGCCCTGA
- a CDS encoding alpha/beta fold hydrolase: MQVELSAGTVEYTDTGGAGPAIVFVHGLLMDGSLWDGPVTGLDGLRRVVPTLPLGAHRHPMRDDADLSLPGLARLLAEFLERLDLRDVTLVGVDTGGALVQLLMADDAPRVGRVVLASCDAFDNFPPGLTGKTLFLTGKLSPRLFGAFMQQMRLRAVRRLPIAFGWLTKRGDAATARWIRPLLSQAGIRRDTVRVLRAAAAAPGILLEAAERLPGFDRPALVVWATEDRVMPLEHGRRLAALLPQGKLVELADSYTLLPLDQPAEFARLVREFTAG, encoded by the coding sequence ATGCAGGTCGAGTTGTCCGCGGGCACCGTCGAGTACACGGACACGGGCGGGGCGGGCCCGGCCATCGTCTTCGTCCACGGCCTGCTGATGGACGGCTCGCTGTGGGACGGCCCGGTCACCGGCCTCGACGGCCTCCGCCGCGTCGTCCCGACACTGCCGCTGGGCGCGCACCGGCACCCGATGCGGGACGACGCCGACCTTTCGCTGCCCGGTCTCGCACGGCTGCTCGCGGAGTTCCTGGAGCGGCTCGACCTGCGGGACGTGACCCTGGTCGGCGTCGACACCGGCGGCGCGCTGGTGCAGCTGCTCATGGCGGACGACGCTCCGCGGGTCGGCCGGGTCGTGCTCGCCTCCTGCGACGCGTTCGACAACTTCCCGCCCGGCCTCACCGGCAAAACGCTGTTCCTGACCGGAAAACTCTCGCCGCGCCTGTTCGGGGCGTTCATGCAGCAGATGCGGCTGCGCGCGGTGCGCCGGCTCCCGATCGCCTTCGGCTGGCTGACCAAACGCGGCGACGCCGCCACGGCCCGCTGGATCCGGCCGCTGCTGAGCCAGGCCGGCATCCGCCGCGACACGGTCCGCGTCCTGCGGGCGGCAGCTGCCGCGCCGGGCATCCTGCTGGAGGCGGCCGAGCGGCTGCCGGGCTTCGACCGGCCGGCACTGGTCGTCTGGGCCACCGAGGATCGCGTGATGCCCCTGGAGCACGGCCGGCGGCTCGCCGCCCTGCTCCCCCAGGGAAAGCTCGTCGAGCTGGCCGACAGCTACACGCTGCTGCCGCTCGACCAGCCGGCGGAGTTCGCGCGGCTGGTCCGGGAGTTCACAGCCGGCTGA
- a CDS encoding DUF742 domain-containing protein, translating to MHWGTALEDGGAAGLVRPYFRTHGRTRPTRDLPVETLVSTTARGRAMTRGSTQEESEICVLCRTSQSVAEVAARRRLPLGVARVLLSDLADRGLVAVHTTKRGNGNRPSMDLMKRILHGLSRL from the coding sequence GTGCACTGGGGGACCGCGCTCGAAGACGGAGGGGCGGCGGGGCTCGTCCGTCCGTACTTCCGCACCCATGGCCGAACGCGCCCGACCAGGGACCTTCCCGTCGAGACGCTCGTTTCGACCACCGCGCGCGGGCGGGCCATGACCCGCGGGAGCACCCAGGAAGAGTCGGAAATTTGCGTGCTGTGCCGCACTTCGCAGTCGGTGGCCGAGGTGGCCGCGCGGCGGCGGCTGCCGCTCGGGGTGGCGCGGGTGCTGCTGTCGGACCTCGCCGACCGCGGTCTCGTCGCCGTGCACACCACGAAACGGGGCAACGGCAACCGGCCGAGCATGGACCTGATGAAGCGCATCCTGCACGGCCTCAGCCGGCTGTGA